From Halapricum desulfuricans, a single genomic window includes:
- a CDS encoding type IV pilin produces MARSYTRRRLLRITSAGAVGCLAGCNGLDGGDDSGDTTPTTTAGERSAERPSELNVVPEGATMVAHVDVTALLDSPVGESAIEGALSSVAAQRPTYDGPESYEEALDAVETGWELDPRGVSSVTAFVGDRTGGEIAFVAETNYDESEVVEMLETRGTVSEETYEDVAVHVDPTDSALGVLGDGRYVVGRTDTVESVVDVTNGNEDAVSGVVVTAYGHAPSGPIRFGTVVPDAWGQQSTNALTVVETIRGGMSTEEGQHRLVVEMETTDADAAGRLTTGLEDGLAEFQPRMERESGPLDDAFSRLDDIAVRRDGSTVSMMHTAGAEVTGDLIAVVVAVVGTFVLGLGETQEATHPRASFEFDYDADAGTVTITHQGGDTIDGSNLYVRGTTGNGAIDAQWAADYGVNQVWSGESVTVADVSDAFELRVVWDPSDQDISAVLAVMVGPGT; encoded by the coding sequence ATGGCTCGATCGTATACGAGACGCCGTCTACTCCGGATCACGAGCGCAGGGGCGGTCGGCTGTCTGGCGGGGTGTAACGGTCTCGATGGGGGAGACGACAGCGGCGATACGACGCCCACGACGACAGCGGGTGAGAGAAGCGCGGAACGGCCGTCCGAACTCAACGTGGTCCCGGAGGGTGCGACAATGGTGGCACACGTCGACGTCACCGCGCTGCTCGATAGTCCGGTCGGCGAGAGTGCCATCGAGGGTGCGCTCTCGTCGGTGGCCGCACAGCGACCGACCTACGACGGTCCCGAAAGCTACGAGGAGGCACTCGATGCCGTCGAAACCGGGTGGGAACTGGATCCTCGTGGCGTCAGTTCGGTGACGGCGTTCGTCGGCGACCGGACCGGCGGGGAGATCGCGTTCGTCGCCGAGACGAACTACGACGAGTCGGAGGTGGTCGAGATGCTGGAGACGAGAGGAACGGTCTCCGAGGAAACCTACGAGGATGTGGCGGTCCACGTTGACCCGACCGACAGCGCGCTCGGTGTACTGGGTGACGGTCGGTACGTCGTCGGTCGGACCGACACTGTCGAGTCGGTCGTCGACGTTACGAACGGCAACGAAGACGCCGTCAGCGGTGTGGTCGTCACAGCGTACGGGCACGCACCGTCAGGCCCGATCCGGTTCGGCACTGTCGTACCGGATGCGTGGGGCCAACAGTCCACGAACGCGCTGACTGTCGTCGAAACGATCCGGGGCGGGATGTCGACTGAGGAGGGTCAGCACCGACTCGTCGTCGAGATGGAAACCACCGACGCCGACGCCGCCGGACGACTCACGACGGGACTCGAAGACGGTCTCGCGGAGTTCCAGCCCCGGATGGAAAGGGAATCGGGACCGCTCGATGACGCGTTCTCCCGACTCGACGACATCGCCGTCCGGCGGGACGGCTCGACCGTGTCGATGATGCATACTGCCGGTGCCGAGGTGACCGGCGATCTTATCGCAGTGGTCGTCGCCGTCGTCGGGACGTTCGTGCTCGGACTCGGTGAAACGCAGGAAGCGACACATCCACGCGCGTCGTTCGAATTCGATTACGACGCCGACGCGGGAACCGTGACGATCACCCACCAGGGCGGCGATACGATCGACGGTTCGAACCTCTACGTTCGCGGGACGACCGGCAACGGTGCGATCGACGCCCAGTGGGCGGCCGACTACGGCGTCAACCAGGTCTGGTCCGGGGAAAGCGTC
- a CDS encoding ATP-dependent DNA helicase — protein MDPSRIEEGFPAPEYRGAQQQALVDIRAAFETGNDVVLVRAPTGSGKSLLARAIAGCAREGSQASASQPIDAYYTTPQVSQLDDVAEDPLLEDLSIIRGKNNYDCILPGETDTPVDQAPCVREREFECQVKHRCPYFSDRAIAANRRIAAMTLAYFMQTAGSDVFGARDVVVIDEAHGLGEWAEMYAAIDLRPDTVPVWDAREPPAIDDLEDADAYAQGLIQAADRRLTELRGNAEITPEEAEQRDRLQQLRSDLKWFREEYRDPEAATTWVVDQPDGEGSPVTIKPIDPERFLGHTVWDRGNKFALLSATILNKEAFCANVGLDPDRVALVDVPHTFPVENRPLYDVTQGKMTYEHREETLPKIARTLVRLMARHPDEKGLVHCHSYAIQAELQRLLAEFGVDSRIRSHDKEDRDGQLSAWQRSDEPEVFLSVKMEEALDLEGSLCRWQLLTKAPYPNTRDSRVAQRLEDGQWGWYYRTALRTVIQACGRVVRSPDDHGVTYLADDSLLDLFERARTDMPSWFADQVDRMSTPDLPAFDPGAATAGLQRRSRTRSRSTDESSDPIADVWETE, from the coding sequence GTGGACCCGTCTCGCATCGAGGAGGGTTTTCCCGCCCCCGAATACAGAGGTGCCCAGCAGCAGGCCCTCGTGGACATCCGAGCGGCGTTCGAGACCGGCAACGACGTCGTCCTCGTCCGCGCGCCGACCGGCAGCGGCAAGTCCCTGCTGGCGCGAGCGATCGCCGGCTGTGCCCGCGAGGGGAGCCAGGCCTCGGCGAGCCAGCCCATCGACGCCTATTACACCACGCCGCAGGTTTCCCAACTCGACGACGTTGCCGAGGATCCGCTACTCGAAGACCTCTCAATCATCCGCGGCAAGAACAATTACGACTGCATCCTGCCGGGCGAGACTGACACGCCCGTCGACCAGGCACCCTGCGTCCGTGAACGGGAGTTCGAGTGTCAGGTCAAACACCGCTGTCCGTACTTTTCAGACCGGGCCATCGCGGCCAACCGCCGGATCGCTGCCATGACGCTCGCGTACTTCATGCAGACCGCCGGCAGCGACGTCTTCGGCGCTCGCGACGTGGTCGTCATCGACGAGGCCCACGGGCTGGGCGAGTGGGCCGAGATGTACGCGGCCATCGACTTGCGGCCCGACACTGTGCCGGTCTGGGACGCCCGCGAACCGCCCGCGATCGACGATCTGGAAGACGCCGACGCCTACGCGCAGGGGTTGATCCAGGCGGCCGACCGACGCCTCACTGAACTGCGGGGCAACGCCGAGATCACCCCCGAGGAGGCCGAGCAACGTGACCGTCTGCAGCAACTACGCTCGGATCTCAAGTGGTTCCGCGAGGAGTACCGCGATCCCGAGGCGGCCACGACGTGGGTCGTCGACCAGCCGGACGGCGAGGGATCGCCGGTAACGATCAAGCCGATCGATCCCGAGCGCTTTCTGGGACACACCGTCTGGGACCGGGGTAACAAGTTCGCGCTGCTGTCGGCGACGATCCTCAACAAAGAGGCGTTCTGTGCGAACGTCGGACTGGACCCCGACCGCGTGGCGCTCGTCGACGTCCCGCATACCTTCCCCGTCGAGAACCGCCCGCTCTATGACGTTACCCAGGGGAAGATGACCTACGAGCACCGCGAGGAGACGCTGCCGAAAATCGCCCGCACGCTCGTCCGCCTGATGGCGCGCCATCCCGACGAGAAGGGGCTGGTACACTGTCACTCGTATGCGATCCAGGCCGAACTACAGCGGTTGCTGGCGGAGTTCGGTGTCGACAGCCGGATCCGGAGCCACGACAAAGAGGACCGTGACGGCCAGCTATCGGCCTGGCAACGGAGCGACGAGCCGGAGGTCTTCCTCTCGGTCAAGATGGAGGAAGCGCTGGATCTCGAGGGTTCGCTCTGTCGCTGGCAGCTGCTGACGAAGGCGCCGTATCCGAACACGCGTGACTCACGGGTCGCACAGCGTCTGGAGGACGGGCAGTGGGGCTGGTACTACCGGACGGCACTGCGCACGGTGATCCAGGCCTGTGGTCGCGTCGTCCGATCGCCCGACGATCACGGTGTGACGTATCTCGCCGACGATTCGCTACTGGACCTCTTCGAGCGTGCGCGGACCGACATGCCGTCGTGGTTCGCTGACCAGGTCGATCGCATGTCGACACCTGATCTGCCGGCGTTCGACCCCGGAGCGGCGACTGCGGGGCTACAGCGGCGGTCACGGACGCGGTCGCGCTCGACAGACGAGTCGAGCGACCCGATCGCTGACGTCTGGGAGACGGAGTGA
- a CDS encoding class I SAM-dependent methyltransferase gives MTGNESPSRSEDDRLAVVVAKPRAQDAIDALQAEGVYDADRSVSEHGADAVAIPVTESPENVSHREVVRQVGEPRLRTLEDHLHERGWSDDELDAAPGSWAVIGSVVLVDIGDAPRPGEVGRALLTMHGEADTVLARGPISGTHREPDVEVIAGEGDTETVHREHGVEYGLDLAEVMFSPGNKAERARMGDTVESGERVLDMFAGIGYFTLPMAAADADVIAVEHNPVAFQFLLENAMRNGVQDRVQAYRADCRDVLAEGLDAFGEAPTVDRIVMGYYDATESSGDGGFTYLDPAIGALAPEGVVHVHEATPESLAFERPIERIEAAATNAGRSVDVLDTRRVKGYSEGVAHTVVDARIR, from the coding sequence ATGACTGGGAACGAGAGTCCGTCCCGTAGCGAGGACGATCGTCTGGCCGTCGTCGTGGCCAAGCCCCGTGCGCAGGACGCGATCGACGCGCTGCAGGCCGAGGGCGTCTACGACGCCGACCGGAGCGTCTCCGAACACGGCGCGGACGCCGTCGCGATCCCCGTCACAGAATCGCCGGAAAACGTCAGCCACCGCGAGGTGGTCCGGCAGGTCGGCGAGCCGCGCCTCCGGACCCTGGAAGATCACCTCCACGAACGAGGCTGGAGCGACGACGAACTCGACGCCGCACCCGGCTCCTGGGCCGTCATCGGCTCGGTCGTCCTCGTCGATATCGGCGATGCTCCCCGCCCCGGGGAGGTCGGCCGGGCGCTGTTGACGATGCACGGCGAGGCCGATACGGTTCTCGCCCGGGGACCGATCTCGGGGACCCACCGCGAACCCGACGTGGAGGTGATCGCCGGCGAGGGCGACACCGAGACAGTCCACCGCGAGCACGGCGTCGAGTACGGGCTCGACCTCGCCGAGGTGATGTTCTCGCCGGGTAACAAGGCCGAGCGCGCGCGGATGGGAGACACAGTCGAAAGCGGCGAGCGCGTGCTCGACATGTTCGCCGGGATCGGGTACTTCACGCTGCCGATGGCCGCGGCCGACGCGGACGTGATTGCCGTCGAACACAACCCGGTCGCCTTCCAGTTCCTGCTGGAGAACGCCATGCGAAACGGCGTGCAAGACCGGGTACAGGCCTACCGGGCTGACTGCCGGGACGTCCTTGCGGAGGGGCTGGACGCCTTCGGCGAAGCCCCGACGGTCGATCGGATCGTGATGGGCTACTACGACGCGACCGAGTCCAGTGGTGACGGCGGGTTCACCTACCTCGACCCCGCGATCGGGGCGCTCGCGCCCGAGGGTGTCGTCCACGTCCACGAAGCCACACCGGAGTCGCTCGCGTTCGAGCGGCCGATCGAGCGAATCGAGGCCGCCGCCACGAACGCGGGCCGGTCGGTCGACGTGCTCGACACCCGCCGCGTAAAAGGATATAGCGAGGGGGTCGCCCACACCGTTGTGGACGCGCGAATCCGGTAG
- a CDS encoding 60S ribosomal export protein NMD3, with the protein MSRSGEFCPRCGDPIERDPEVSLPEGSDVRDPDSVLCDACYFEEFDLVDAPEQVQVRVCARCGAVHKGNRWVDVGAEDYTDVAVEAVSEALGVHVDAEDVSWQVAPEQVDETTIRMHTQFSGVIRGTPVTEEVVVPVKIARETCKRCGRIAGGAFESVVQVRADERTPTSEEIERAREIAEAYVAEREATGDRNAFITETAEVAEGLNMKISTNQMGQGIAKQIVEELGGTFSDSERLISEDDDGNKLYRVTYAVRLPRYRPGEIIDPEDGDGPVLVRSVQGNLKGTRLASGEHYEASFEDEAAPDARRLGERTDGVETTLVAVEDAHAVQVLDPETYETKSVPRPAYLDTEADAVPVLKSRAGLHVLPEAGDDRERGEGGDSER; encoded by the coding sequence ATGAGTCGTTCGGGCGAGTTCTGTCCGCGGTGTGGTGATCCCATCGAGCGCGACCCGGAGGTGTCCCTCCCCGAGGGGTCGGACGTGCGCGATCCGGACAGCGTGCTGTGTGACGCCTGTTACTTCGAGGAGTTCGACCTCGTGGACGCCCCCGAACAGGTGCAGGTCCGGGTCTGTGCCCGGTGTGGCGCGGTCCACAAGGGCAATCGCTGGGTCGACGTCGGTGCCGAGGACTACACCGACGTCGCCGTCGAGGCCGTCTCGGAGGCGCTGGGCGTCCACGTCGACGCCGAGGACGTCTCCTGGCAGGTCGCGCCCGAACAGGTCGACGAGACGACGATCCGGATGCACACCCAGTTCTCGGGCGTGATCCGGGGGACGCCGGTCACCGAGGAGGTCGTCGTCCCCGTGAAGATCGCCAGAGAGACCTGCAAGCGGTGCGGTCGGATCGCCGGCGGGGCCTTCGAGAGCGTCGTGCAGGTCCGGGCCGACGAGCGGACGCCGACGAGCGAGGAGATCGAGCGCGCACGGGAGATAGCCGAGGCCTACGTCGCCGAGCGCGAGGCGACCGGCGACCGCAACGCCTTCATCACCGAGACTGCCGAGGTCGCCGAGGGGCTGAACATGAAAATCTCGACCAACCAGATGGGGCAGGGAATCGCCAAACAGATCGTCGAGGAACTCGGGGGGACTTTCTCCGATTCCGAACGGCTGATTTCCGAGGACGACGACGGCAACAAACTCTATCGGGTGACCTACGCCGTCCGATTGCCGCGGTATCGCCCGGGCGAGATCATCGATCCCGAGGACGGCGACGGTCCCGTGCTGGTCCGGAGCGTCCAGGGCAATCTCAAGGGAACACGGCTGGCGTCGGGCGAGCACTACGAGGCGTCCTTCGAGGACGAGGCAGCCCCCGATGCCCGGCGGCTGGGCGAGCGCACGGACGGCGTCGAGACGACGCTGGTCGCCGTCGAGGACGCCCACGCCGTGCAGGTGCTGGATCCGGAGACCTACGAGACCAAGTCCGTCCCCCGGCCGGCGTATCTCGACACCGAGGCCGACGCGGTTCCGGTGTTGAAGAGCCGTGCCGGCCTTCACGTGCTTCCCGAGGCGGGTGACGACCGGGAGAGGGGCGAGGGTGGAGACAGCGAGCGATGA
- a CDS encoding creatininase family protein, which translates to MHLAEATWTDADAVETDLALVPTGSTEQHGPHAPMGTDALSAETIAAEAAEAYDDEVVVAPPVNVGVSEEHRHFTGSLWVCEDTFRDYVRETVASLASHGWDRVVVVNGHGGNTDALREVCGAITRDGDAYAVPWTWFDALDFDSYGIELGHGGPVETAFVQAVRPDLVHDDRFEAAAAGAGDGFGEFEQGTNLAYDFAAFSESGNIGDPSEGDAELGERLLADATESLVALLETVASRDVQSLEHR; encoded by the coding sequence ATGCACCTCGCCGAGGCGACCTGGACCGACGCCGACGCCGTCGAGACCGACCTCGCGCTCGTGCCGACTGGCAGCACCGAACAGCACGGCCCCCATGCCCCGATGGGCACCGACGCGCTCAGCGCCGAGACCATCGCCGCCGAAGCCGCCGAGGCCTACGACGACGAAGTCGTCGTCGCACCGCCTGTGAACGTCGGAGTCTCCGAGGAACACCGCCACTTTACCGGTTCGCTGTGGGTGTGCGAGGACACCTTTCGCGACTACGTCCGCGAGACCGTCGCCAGCCTCGCCAGTCACGGCTGGGATCGCGTGGTCGTGGTCAACGGCCACGGCGGCAACACCGACGCCCTGCGAGAAGTCTGTGGGGCGATCACGAGGGACGGCGACGCGTATGCCGTCCCGTGGACGTGGTTCGACGCACTGGATTTCGACTCGTACGGCATCGAATTGGGCCACGGCGGGCCCGTCGAGACCGCCTTCGTCCAGGCTGTCCGGCCCGATCTCGTCCACGACGATCGGTTCGAGGCGGCCGCTGCGGGCGCTGGCGACGGGTTCGGTGAGTTCGAACAGGGAACCAATCTGGCCTACGACTTCGCGGCGTTCAGCGAGAGCGGCAACATTGGCGACCCGAGCGAGGGCGACGCCGAACTGGGCGAACGACTGCTGGCGGACGCGACCGAGTCGCTCGTCGCACTGCTAGAAACGGTCGCAAGCCGGGATGTACAGTCGCTTGAGCACCGCTGA
- a CDS encoding DUF5790 family protein, which translates to MSQATLDDDELFDEAASDIREDVESSLDEAREALPAADAIWETDADNTLGVLNGLKSALEVGDAEDALRDAKKWYTMGERADAFEDADDLAAAIAEVEELIADVEDAHEAVGDLTSTIPAIRSALEDAAEDEE; encoded by the coding sequence ATGAGCCAGGCGACGCTCGACGACGACGAACTGTTCGACGAGGCCGCGAGCGACATCCGCGAGGACGTCGAATCGAGCCTCGACGAGGCGCGCGAGGCGCTTCCAGCAGCGGACGCGATCTGGGAGACCGACGCCGACAACACCCTTGGCGTGCTCAACGGGCTGAAGTCCGCGCTTGAGGTCGGCGACGCCGAGGACGCCCTGCGAGATGCCAAGAAGTGGTACACGATGGGCGAGCGCGCCGACGCCTTCGAGGACGCCGACGATCTCGCGGCGGCCATCGCCGAGGTCGAGGAACTGATCGCGGACGTCGAGGACGCCCACGAGGCGGTCGGCGATCTGACGAGCACGATCCCGGCGATCCGAAGCGCGCTCGAAGACGCCGCCGAAGACGAGGAGTAA
- a CDS encoding DUF7544 domain-containing protein, which produces MALYAAERIDDAVELTRSLLFPFDGGLWARLTVVVFVIGIGSGGSFANLGYNGSSTGSAAGSAGSSASHTLDVGSVSIASEVVAAVAAIALVLVAIWLALAWLGATLEFVFVEALSDRSLSIRRGLGRNRGRGFRLFAFRIAVFALSLAVFGAALLAVFWEPITTALDGGAVTISESRLIAGIGALLIVSVLVGVPALVIHWLTTELVVPIMLAQDRGVLGSWRELLSAIRAQWKQFGVYLLVVIGLRIATTIAAGIVLSIVAVVLAIPFLIVGLGLGLGAVAGGAITAPLVVGIVLLVLVFGFVIMLVNAVVHVPIESFHRYFSLLFVGDVAAEFDVLGEIRPPLSDRPETA; this is translated from the coding sequence ATGGCGTTATATGCGGCCGAACGGATCGACGATGCGGTGGAGTTGACTCGATCGCTGCTGTTCCCGTTCGACGGGGGGCTGTGGGCGCGGTTGACCGTCGTCGTCTTCGTGATCGGAATCGGATCCGGTGGCAGCTTCGCGAACCTGGGATACAACGGCTCGTCGACCGGATCAGCCGCAGGGTCGGCGGGCTCCAGTGCGAGCCACACACTCGATGTCGGATCGGTATCGATCGCGAGCGAGGTCGTCGCTGCGGTCGCCGCGATCGCGCTCGTTCTCGTGGCGATCTGGCTGGCGCTGGCCTGGCTCGGCGCGACCCTGGAGTTCGTCTTCGTCGAGGCGCTATCGGACCGATCACTGTCGATCCGGCGCGGCCTCGGTCGCAACCGGGGTCGTGGCTTCCGGCTGTTCGCGTTCCGGATCGCGGTGTTCGCACTCTCGCTCGCGGTGTTCGGCGCGGCGTTGCTCGCGGTCTTCTGGGAGCCGATCACGACCGCACTCGACGGGGGAGCGGTCACGATCTCCGAATCGAGACTGATTGCCGGGATCGGTGCGCTCCTGATCGTCAGTGTACTCGTGGGCGTCCCGGCGCTCGTGATCCACTGGCTGACGACCGAACTCGTCGTCCCGATTATGCTCGCGCAGGACCGCGGCGTCCTGGGCTCGTGGCGAGAACTCCTGTCGGCGATCCGCGCGCAGTGGAAACAGTTCGGCGTCTACCTCCTCGTCGTGATCGGCCTGCGGATCGCCACGACGATCGCCGCCGGGATCGTCCTGTCGATCGTCGCCGTCGTCCTAGCGATCCCGTTTCTGATCGTCGGACTGGGACTCGGTCTGGGCGCGGTCGCGGGCGGGGCAATCACTGCCCCACTGGTCGTCGGGATCGTCCTGCTGGTGCTCGTGTTCGGATTCGTGATCATGCTCGTCAACGCGGTCGTGCACGTCCCGATCGAGTCGTTCCACCGCTACTTCTCGCTGCTGTTCGTCGGCGACGTTGCGGCAGAGTTCGACGTGCTCGGGGAGATCCGACCGCCGCTCTCAGATCGGCCCGAGACCGCCTAG
- a CDS encoding A/G-specific adenine glycosylase: protein MSEASPEAYLPADRDRVRTRLIEWYTDDHREYPWRETTDPYPILVSEVMSQQTQLDRVVDAWADFLDRWPTIADLAAADRADVVGFWTDHSLGYNNRAKYLHEAAREVLEDHDGTFPRDPDGLQELMGVGPYTANAVASFAFDNGDAVVDTNVKRVLYRAFDVPDDDEAFELVAQLLMPDGDSRVWNNAIMELGGVACEKTPACDSAGCPWREWCHAYETGDFTAPDVPTQPDFEGSRRQMRGRVVRTLNEHGELALDKLGPRVRVDYAPDGDYGREWLRDLLGDLADDGMVDLRERDGTTVATLRE from the coding sequence ATGTCCGAGGCGTCTCCCGAAGCGTATCTACCGGCGGATCGCGACCGGGTCAGAACGCGACTCATCGAGTGGTACACCGACGATCACCGCGAATATCCCTGGCGGGAGACGACCGACCCGTATCCGATCCTCGTCTCGGAGGTGATGAGCCAGCAGACTCAGCTCGATCGCGTGGTCGACGCCTGGGCGGATTTCCTCGACAGGTGGCCCACGATCGCGGATCTCGCCGCTGCCGACCGCGCCGACGTCGTCGGCTTCTGGACCGATCACAGCCTCGGGTACAACAACCGCGCGAAGTACCTCCACGAGGCCGCTCGCGAAGTGCTCGAGGATCACGACGGGACGTTCCCCCGCGATCCCGACGGGCTGCAGGAGCTGATGGGCGTCGGCCCCTACACCGCCAACGCGGTCGCCTCGTTCGCGTTCGACAACGGCGACGCCGTCGTCGACACCAACGTCAAACGCGTCCTGTACCGCGCCTTCGACGTGCCGGACGACGACGAGGCGTTCGAGCTCGTTGCCCAACTGCTTATGCCGGACGGCGACTCCCGCGTGTGGAACAACGCGATCATGGAACTGGGTGGTGTCGCCTGCGAGAAGACGCCCGCCTGCGACAGCGCGGGCTGTCCCTGGCGGGAATGGTGTCACGCCTACGAGACGGGTGACTTCACCGCTCCCGACGTGCCGACCCAGCCCGACTTCGAGGGGAGCCGCCGCCAGATGCGCGGGCGCGTCGTCCGGACGCTGAACGAACACGGTGAGCTGGCGCTGGACAAGTTGGGGCCGCGGGTCCGGGTCGACTACGCGCCCGATGGGGACTACGGACGTGAGTGGCTGCGGGACTTACTGGGCGACCTCGCCGATGACGGGATGGTCGATCTCCGCGAACGTGACGGGACGACGGTCGCAACGCTTCGGGAGTAG
- a CDS encoding formate/nitrite transporter family protein, with protein sequence MTSQPTKAETTDDESVSERSSESDHTPVSQENALRAQLEVGQEELSRPTRGLALSGLSAGLDIGFGPLFMTALVTTAAGVWSEPTLRITTGLVYSLGFVFVVLSGTELFTEHTTLAVLPVLNGDATISSLVRLWGVVYCTNLIGGAVFAAGMVTFGTEYGIIAPTAFVRLAAPLLSHSVASTLFAAILAGWLMGLLSWMVTSVKGSTARILLVVAITTVIGFGHLPHSIAGNVEVFAGLLTSSSITVADYVRFLLIATIGNVIGGTIFVSLLKYGYVTGGIED encoded by the coding sequence ATGACTTCACAGCCCACCAAAGCGGAAACCACCGATGACGAGTCAGTAAGCGAGCGGAGTTCCGAATCCGACCATACCCCTGTTTCGCAGGAAAATGCACTGCGGGCCCAACTGGAGGTCGGCCAAGAAGAACTTTCACGACCGACGCGCGGACTCGCACTCTCCGGCCTCTCGGCCGGGCTCGATATCGGGTTCGGGCCTTTGTTTATGACGGCACTCGTCACTACTGCCGCTGGGGTCTGGAGCGAGCCGACTTTACGGATAACGACTGGACTCGTCTATTCTCTCGGGTTTGTATTCGTTGTCCTCAGTGGCACAGAGCTATTCACCGAACACACCACTCTCGCTGTCCTACCGGTTTTGAATGGGGATGCGACGATTTCTAGCCTCGTTCGACTGTGGGGCGTGGTCTACTGCACGAACCTCATCGGCGGGGCGGTTTTCGCGGCTGGGATGGTGACGTTCGGGACAGAATACGGAATAATTGCCCCGACAGCGTTCGTCCGACTGGCCGCTCCACTCCTCTCGCACTCTGTCGCGTCGACGCTTTTCGCTGCGATCTTGGCCGGGTGGCTGATGGGATTGCTCTCGTGGATGGTCACGTCGGTCAAAGGTTCGACTGCTCGAATTCTACTGGTCGTTGCTATCACCACTGTCATCGGATTTGGCCACCTGCCTCACTCTATTGCCGGTAACGTCGAAGTCTTCGCTGGCTTGCTTACGTCCTCGTCTATCACGGTAGCTGATTATGTTCGTTTTCTATTGATCGCGACAATCGGGAACGTCATTGGGGGCACCATCTTTGTCTCATTACTGAAATACGGCTATGTTACCGGCGGCATTGAAGACTGA
- a CDS encoding succinylglutamate desuccinylase/aspartoacylase domain-containing protein — protein MVPVVRYFGLHRVVTRVFGGDITPAKEVLGPGDDADVAIVGGIHGDEPSGVRAVREVLDSSTNLQRPIQLVVANPPAIASHRRYIDADMNRVFPGDPASEDRERRLAAALLKSISDCGVVLSLHSTHSYDDPIALVSRSHPEVQALAARLPVSHVVDQTPCFEGAFATSAPVLTIEAGRTRTEEATENARQIVEAFLQLVDALPGEPVETDSTYYTMTEAVSTQPDANYDLLVDNFEVVEPGTTVARSDRGEYVADTSFVPILMSETGYDDILGYKGAVAGETLSSARNAWGVSPTPRN, from the coding sequence ATGGTTCCGGTCGTGAGGTATTTTGGCCTGCACCGGGTAGTAACGAGAGTGTTCGGAGGAGACATTACGCCAGCAAAGGAAGTACTCGGTCCCGGAGACGACGCTGACGTGGCAATTGTCGGGGGCATTCACGGCGATGAACCGAGTGGCGTTCGGGCAGTCCGGGAAGTTCTCGACTCCTCCACGAACTTACAGCGACCGATACAACTCGTCGTAGCGAATCCGCCTGCCATCGCGAGCCATCGCCGATATATCGATGCCGACATGAACCGAGTGTTTCCAGGCGATCCGGCCAGCGAGGACCGCGAACGCCGACTCGCTGCTGCGCTCCTCAAATCAATCAGCGACTGTGGCGTCGTCCTCTCTCTCCATTCCACCCACTCCTACGATGATCCAATCGCGCTCGTTTCACGGTCACACCCCGAGGTACAGGCCCTAGCCGCTCGCCTTCCGGTGTCTCACGTTGTTGACCAGACGCCCTGTTTCGAGGGAGCATTCGCAACGTCAGCACCCGTTCTCACTATCGAAGCAGGCCGAACGCGTACCGAGGAGGCGACAGAAAACGCGCGGCAAATCGTTGAGGCCTTCCTCCAGTTGGTTGATGCACTTCCTGGGGAACCTGTAGAGACAGATTCGACATATTACACGATGACTGAGGCAGTCTCGACACAGCCGGACGCCAACTACGATCTCCTCGTCGACAACTTCGAAGTGGTCGAACCAGGGACAACCGTCGCACGGAGCGATAGGGGCGAATACGTAGCCGATACCTCCTTCGTTCCGATTCTGATGTCCGAAACAGGGTATGACGACATCCTGGGATACAAAGGCGCTGTCGCTGGCGAGACGCTTTCGTCAGCTCGCAACGCCTGGGGAGTCTCCCCGACTCCTAGGAACTAA